The following coding sequences lie in one Rutidosis leptorrhynchoides isolate AG116_Rl617_1_P2 chromosome 4, CSIRO_AGI_Rlap_v1, whole genome shotgun sequence genomic window:
- the LOC139844848 gene encoding type III polyketide synthase A-like isoform X2 — translation MKEKLERLCKTTTVKTRYTVMSKEILDKYPELATEGSSTITQRLSIANQAVTEMAKEASLACIKQWGRPAEDITHVVYVSSSEIRLPGGDLYLASELGLRNDVNRVMLYFLGCYGGVTGLRIAKDIAENNPGSRVLLTTSETTILGFRPPNKSRPYDLVGAALFGDGAAAAIIGTDPIPNVESPFMELSYAVQQFLPGTQNVIDGRLTEEGINFKLGRDLPQKIDDNIEEFCNKLMEKADGLKDFNDLFWAVHPGGPAILNRLETTLKLKGEKLDCSRRALMDFGNVSSNTIIYVMEYMRDELMNKDNGEEWGLALAFGPGITFEGILLRSLN, via the exons ATGAAAGAGAAGTTGGAACGCTTGT GTAAAACAACTACCGTGAAAACCAGATACACAGTTATGtcaaaagaaattttagataaataTCCAGAACTAGCAACAGAAGGGTCATCAACTATCACACAAAGACTCAGCATAGCAAATCAAGCTGTAACCGAGATGGCAAAAGAAGCTAGTTTAGCATGCATCAAACAATGGGGAAGGCCTGCAGAAGATATCACTCATGTAGTCTATGTTTCCTCAAGCGAAATTCGACTCCCAGGAGGTGATCTTTACCTCGCTAGCGAACTTGGACTGAGAAACGATGTTAATCGTGTAATGCTCTATTTTTTGGGATGTTATGGAGGCGTTACAGGTCTTCGAATCGCTAAAGATATTGCAGAAAACAACCCTGGAAGCAGAGTTTTGTTGACCACTTCTGAGACCACCATTTTAGGGTTTAGACCACCAAACAAGTCTAGACCATATGATTTAGTTGGAGCGGCTCTTTTTGGTGATGGAGCTGCAGCTGCAATTATTGGGACTGACCCAATACCGAATGTTGAGTCCCCGTTCATGGAACTTAGCTATGCTGTCCAACAATTTCTACCGGGGACTCAAAATGTAATTGATGGACGCCTTACGGAAGAGGGTATAAATTTCAAACTTGGACGCGATTTAcctcaaaagattgatgataatatCGAAGAGTTTTGCAATAAGTTGATGGAGAAAGCGGATGGTTTGAAGGACTTTAACGATTTGTTTTGGGCGGTGCATCCTGGTggccctgcaatattgaatcgttTAGAGACTACACTAAAGTTAAAAGGGGAGAAATTGGATTGTAGTAGGAGGGCTTTAATGGATTTTGGTAATGTGAGTAGTAATACTATCATTTATGTGATGGAGTATATGCGGGATGAGTTGATGAACAAGGATAATGGTGAAGAATGGGGGCTCGCTTTGGCGTTTGGTCCTGGGATCACTTTCGAAGGCATTCTTCTTCGTAGTCTTAACTAA
- the LOC139844848 gene encoding type III polyketide synthase A-like isoform X1 produces the protein MSNVNGNGVRDSSTTRRLPTPGRATLLALGKAFPSQLVPQDCLVEGYFRDTNCVDFAMKEKLERLCKTTTVKTRYTVMSKEILDKYPELATEGSSTITQRLSIANQAVTEMAKEASLACIKQWGRPAEDITHVVYVSSSEIRLPGGDLYLASELGLRNDVNRVMLYFLGCYGGVTGLRIAKDIAENNPGSRVLLTTSETTILGFRPPNKSRPYDLVGAALFGDGAAAAIIGTDPIPNVESPFMELSYAVQQFLPGTQNVIDGRLTEEGINFKLGRDLPQKIDDNIEEFCNKLMEKADGLKDFNDLFWAVHPGGPAILNRLETTLKLKGEKLDCSRRALMDFGNVSSNTIIYVMEYMRDELMNKDNGEEWGLALAFGPGITFEGILLRSLN, from the exons ATGTCAAATGTCAACGGAAATGGTGTTCGTGACTCATCAACAACCAGGCGTCTTCCTACTCCAGGAAGAGCAACTTTGCTAGCACTTGGCAAAGCCTTCCCGAGTCAACTCGTTCCACAAGATTGCTTGGTTGAAGGCTATTTCCGTGACACCAATTGTGTCGACTTTGCCATGAAAGAGAAGTTGGAACGCTTGT GTAAAACAACTACCGTGAAAACCAGATACACAGTTATGtcaaaagaaattttagataaataTCCAGAACTAGCAACAGAAGGGTCATCAACTATCACACAAAGACTCAGCATAGCAAATCAAGCTGTAACCGAGATGGCAAAAGAAGCTAGTTTAGCATGCATCAAACAATGGGGAAGGCCTGCAGAAGATATCACTCATGTAGTCTATGTTTCCTCAAGCGAAATTCGACTCCCAGGAGGTGATCTTTACCTCGCTAGCGAACTTGGACTGAGAAACGATGTTAATCGTGTAATGCTCTATTTTTTGGGATGTTATGGAGGCGTTACAGGTCTTCGAATCGCTAAAGATATTGCAGAAAACAACCCTGGAAGCAGAGTTTTGTTGACCACTTCTGAGACCACCATTTTAGGGTTTAGACCACCAAACAAGTCTAGACCATATGATTTAGTTGGAGCGGCTCTTTTTGGTGATGGAGCTGCAGCTGCAATTATTGGGACTGACCCAATACCGAATGTTGAGTCCCCGTTCATGGAACTTAGCTATGCTGTCCAACAATTTCTACCGGGGACTCAAAATGTAATTGATGGACGCCTTACGGAAGAGGGTATAAATTTCAAACTTGGACGCGATTTAcctcaaaagattgatgataatatCGAAGAGTTTTGCAATAAGTTGATGGAGAAAGCGGATGGTTTGAAGGACTTTAACGATTTGTTTTGGGCGGTGCATCCTGGTggccctgcaatattgaatcgttTAGAGACTACACTAAAGTTAAAAGGGGAGAAATTGGATTGTAGTAGGAGGGCTTTAATGGATTTTGGTAATGTGAGTAGTAATACTATCATTTATGTGATGGAGTATATGCGGGATGAGTTGATGAACAAGGATAATGGTGAAGAATGGGGGCTCGCTTTGGCGTTTGGTCCTGGGATCACTTTCGAAGGCATTCTTCTTCGTAGTCTTAACTAA